In a genomic window of Phenylobacterium koreense:
- the mutT gene encoding 8-oxo-dGTP diphosphatase MutT, protein MSKRMLLVAAAALIDTDGRVLICQRPPGKQLAGLWEFPGGKVEPGETPEECLIRELDEELGIRVAQACLAPFVFASHTYEDFHLLMPLYLCRKWEGFVTAKEHSAIAWVKPAKLGDYEMPPADGPLVAWLRDLI, encoded by the coding sequence GAGCAAACGCATGCTGCTGGTGGCCGCGGCCGCCCTGATCGATACCGATGGACGGGTGCTGATCTGCCAGAGGCCGCCAGGCAAGCAGCTCGCCGGGCTGTGGGAGTTTCCCGGCGGCAAGGTCGAGCCGGGCGAAACCCCGGAAGAGTGCCTGATCCGGGAGCTGGACGAGGAGCTGGGGATCAGGGTGGCGCAGGCCTGCCTGGCCCCCTTCGTTTTCGCCAGCCACACCTACGAGGACTTCCACCTGCTGATGCCGCTCTATCTCTGCCGCAAGTGGGAGGGGTTCGTGACGGCCAAGGAGCATTCGGCCATCGCGTGGGTGAAGCCGGCCAAGCTCGGCGACTACGAAATGCCGCCCGCCGACGGGCCGCTGGTCGCCTGGCTGAGAGACTTGATCTGA